Proteins from a genomic interval of Medicago truncatula cultivar Jemalong A17 chromosome 3, MtrunA17r5.0-ANR, whole genome shotgun sequence:
- the LOC11443726 gene encoding flavonoid 3'-monooxygenase: MSLWFIALASFTLCILIYRFMKFAKRSSSLPLPPGPKPWPIIGNMPHLGPAPHQSIAALAKIHGPLMHLKLGFVDVIVAASGSVAEQFLKVHDANFSSRPPNTGAKYIAYNYQDLVFAPYGPRWRMLRKISSVHLFSNKVMEEFKHLRQEEVARLTSNLASNYSNTKAVNLGQLLNVCTTNALARVMLGRRVFNDGNGGCDPKADEFKEMVLELMVLAGVFNISDFIPSLEWLDLQGVQAKMKKLHKKFDAFLTNIIDERENSNFKSEKHKDLLSTLLLLKEETDVDGNKLTYIEIKALLLNMFAAGTDTSSSTTEWAIAELIRNPRILAKVQEELDKVVGSDRNVKEDDIPNLPYLQAVIKETFRLHPSTPLSLPRIASESCEIFGYHIPKGSTLLVNVWAIARDPKEWVDPLEFKPERFLPGGEKCDVDVKGNDFEVIPFGAGRRICPGMSLGLRMVQLLTATLAHSFDWELENGLNAGKMNMDEGYGLTLQRAVPLLVHPKPRLSPHVYSSCF, encoded by the exons ATGTCTCTATGGTTCATTGCATTAGCTAGTTTCACATTATGCATCCTCATATACCGTTTtatgaaatttgcaaaaagatCTTCATCACTACCACTTCCACCTGGACCAAAACCATGGCCTATAATAGGTAACATGCCACACTTGGGTCCTGCCCCACACCAGTCTATTGCAGCCTTGGCAAAAATTCATGGCCCTTTGATGCACCTCAAATTAGGTTTTGTGGACGTTATCGTGGCGGCTTCTGGCTCCGTTGCCGAACAATTCTTAAAGGTTCATGATGCTAACTTTAGTAGCCGGCCACCCAACACCGGAGCTAAATATATAGCTTATAACTATCAAGACCTTGTGTTTGCACCTTATGGTCCGCGGTGGCGAATGCTCCGAAAAATCTCCTCAGTTCATCTCTTCTCAAACAAAGTCATGGAAGAATTCAAACACTTGCGTCAG GAAGAGGTAGCAAGATTGACAAGTAATTTAGCAAGTAATTATTCAAACACAAAAGCTGTGAATTTGGGACAACTATTGAATGTATGTACCACAAATGCACTTGCTAGGGTTATGTTAGGAAGAAGAGTATTCAATGATGGCAATGGTGGTTGTGACCCTAAGGCTGATGAGTTCAAGGAAATGGTTCTTGAATTGATGGTGTTAGCTGGAGTTTTCAATATAAGTGATTTTATTCCATCATTGGAATGGCTAGACCTTCAAGGAGTTCaagctaaaatgaaaaaattacacAAGAAGTTTGATGCATTTTTAACAAACATTATTGATGAACgtgaaaattcaaattttaagagtGAGAAACATAAGGATTTGTTGAGTACTTTGTTGTTACTTAAAGAAGAAACGGATGTTGATGGAAACAAACTCACTTATATTGAAATTAAAGCACTACTTTTG aaCATGTTTGCAGCTGGGACAGACACATCATCAAGCACCACAGAATGGGCCATTGCAGAATTAATTCGAAACCCAAGAATTCTAGCTAAAGTCCAAGAAGAATTAGACAAAGTTGTGGGCAGTGATAGGAACGTGAAAGAAGACGACATACCTAACCTACCTTACCTACAAGCAGTGATAAAAGAAACTTTCCGCTTGCATCCATCAACACCTCTTTCCCTCCCACGAATTGCATCTGAAAGTTGTGAGATTTTTGGGTACCACATTCCAAAGGGTTCAACTCTTTTGGTTAATGTATGGGCCATCGCTCGAGACCCAAAAGAATGGGTTGATCCATTAGAGTTCAAACCTGAAAGGTTCTTACCAGGTGGTGAGAAGTGTGATGTTGATGTTAAGggaaatgattttgaagttataCCTTTTGGTGCTGGACGTAGAATATGTCCTGGGATGAGTCTAGGGCTTCGTATGGTCCAACTTCTAACAGCTACACTGGCCCATTCATTTGATTGGGAACTTGAAAATGGACTCAATGCTGGAAAAATGAACATGGATGAAGGTTATGGGTTGACACTGCAACGAGCTGTGCCATTATTGGTACACCCTAAACCTAGACTCTCGCCACACGTGTACTCGTCTTGTTTCTGA